A window from Tenacibaculum singaporense encodes these proteins:
- the arsS gene encoding arsenosugar biosynthesis radical SAM (seleno)protein ArsS (Some members of this family are selenoproteins.), whose product MMKKSLKSRNNDLANTQRQLEILSNGIFADGELPTFAKKLKETNQFPLRPKKLEILQINLGYMCNQVCAHCHVDAGPDRKEIMTTETMEQCLEVIQKTGAHTLDLTGGAPEMNSNFRWFVEEASKAGIKDFIVRSNLTIIRANKKYYDLPEFFKKHNVHVVSSMPHWTRGKTDKQRGDGVFDKSIEALKMLNAVGYGIEGTGLQLDLVYNPSGAFLPGDQAALEADFKKALKEDFDIIFNSLFAITNLPISRFLDYLIASENYEDYMYSLVEAYNPMAVENVMCTNTLSVSWDGYLYDCDFNQMLNLKVASKSQHISEYNEELLKNRNIIINQHCYGCTAGAGSSCQGTVA is encoded by the coding sequence ATAATGAAAAAATCTTTAAAATCTAGAAACAACGATTTAGCAAACACACAACGCCAGCTTGAAATCTTATCAAACGGAATTTTTGCTGATGGGGAATTGCCTACGTTTGCCAAAAAACTCAAAGAAACCAATCAGTTTCCATTACGTCCTAAAAAATTAGAAATTCTTCAAATTAATTTAGGATACATGTGTAATCAAGTTTGTGCACATTGCCATGTTGATGCTGGTCCTGACCGAAAGGAAATCATGACCACAGAAACCATGGAGCAATGTTTAGAAGTGATTCAAAAAACTGGAGCACATACCCTGGATTTAACGGGTGGAGCTCCTGAAATGAATTCGAATTTTCGATGGTTTGTAGAAGAAGCTTCCAAAGCAGGAATTAAAGATTTTATTGTGCGCTCTAACTTAACTATTATTAGAGCGAATAAAAAATATTACGATTTACCCGAGTTCTTTAAAAAGCACAATGTACATGTAGTTTCTTCTATGCCTCACTGGACGCGTGGAAAAACCGACAAACAACGCGGTGATGGTGTTTTCGACAAATCTATTGAAGCTTTAAAAATGCTAAATGCTGTGGGATATGGAATTGAAGGAACTGGCTTACAACTAGATTTAGTCTATAATCCGTCAGGAGCTTTCTTACCAGGAGATCAAGCAGCTTTAGAAGCTGATTTTAAAAAGGCTTTAAAAGAAGATTTTGATATTATTTTCAATTCGCTTTTTGCTATTACCAATTTACCTATCAGTCGATTTTTAGATTACTTAATTGCTTCTGAAAATTACGAAGATTATATGTATTCGTTAGTAGAAGCCTACAATCCTATGGCAGTAGAAAATGTAATGTGTACCAATACGCTATCGGTAAGTTGGGACGGATATTTATACGATTGCGATTTCAATCAAATGTTAAATCTAAAAGTAGCAAGCAAATCACAGCACATTTCAGAATACAATGAAGAACTGTTAAAAAACAGGAATATCATTATCAATCAACACTGTTATGGTTGCACTGCTGGTGCAGGAAGTAGTTGTCAAGGTACAGTAGCATAG
- a CDS encoding arsenosugar biosynthesis-associated peroxidase-like protein has product MSKTYYDPADLRKFGKITEWSEELGNKFFDYYGKVFEEGALTAREKSLIALAVAHTEQCPYCIDAYTKDGLQRGITKDEMMEAIHVGAAIKSGATLVHGVQMMNKVNKLEM; this is encoded by the coding sequence ATGTCAAAAACATATTACGACCCTGCCGACCTACGCAAGTTTGGTAAAATAACAGAGTGGAGTGAAGAACTTGGAAACAAGTTCTTTGATTATTACGGAAAAGTCTTTGAAGAAGGAGCTTTAACCGCACGTGAAAAAAGCTTAATTGCATTAGCAGTTGCACACACCGAACAATGCCCTTATTGTATTGACGCCTATACCAAAGACGGATTACAACGTGGAATTACCAAAGACGAAATGATGGAAGCCATTCATGTAGGAGCTGCCATTAAAAGTGGAGCAACCTTGGTACACGGAGTTCAAATGATGAACAAAGTCAACAAATTAGAAATGTAA
- a CDS encoding DUF547 domain-containing protein, which produces MRNIFLLLSLAFFLHTSAQTNTFDALLKKHVNTKGSVNYKGFKQDETQLKAYLNKLAVTKPQKSWSAAKAKAFWANAYNAYTIQLILDNYPLKSIMNIKKKGKDAWSIPFAKVGGKTYTLNQIEHEILRKKYSDPKIHVAVNCASGSCPQLANYTFTEKNYESKTTLLMKKFINDSSRNKISENKVQLSKIFEWFQEDFTKEGDLINFLNQYSNVKINQKAKISYLKYDWSLNGR; this is translated from the coding sequence ATGCGAAATATCTTTTTACTGTTAAGTTTAGCTTTTTTCTTACACACTTCTGCTCAAACCAACACTTTTGATGCGTTACTAAAAAAACATGTAAACACAAAAGGAAGCGTTAACTATAAAGGGTTTAAACAAGACGAAACACAGCTTAAAGCATATTTAAATAAATTAGCAGTAACAAAACCTCAAAAATCTTGGTCAGCTGCAAAAGCAAAAGCGTTTTGGGCAAACGCATATAATGCGTACACCATTCAACTGATTTTAGACAATTATCCTCTTAAAAGCATTATGAACATTAAAAAGAAAGGTAAAGACGCATGGAGTATTCCTTTTGCTAAAGTTGGCGGTAAAACCTATACCTTAAATCAAATTGAACATGAAATTTTACGTAAAAAATATAGTGACCCTAAAATTCATGTGGCAGTAAACTGTGCATCGGGTTCTTGCCCTCAATTAGCAAATTATACGTTCACAGAAAAAAATTATGAATCAAAAACCACTCTTTTAATGAAGAAGTTTATTAATGATTCTTCAAGAAATAAAATTTCAGAAAATAAAGTTCAGCTATCTAAAATATTCGAATGGTTTCAAGAAGATTTTACAAAAGAAGGAGACTTAATCAATTTTCTGAATCAATATTCAAATGTAAAAATCAATCAAAAAGCTAAAATTAGTTATTTGAAATATGATTGGTCCTTAAATGGTAGGTAG
- the cyoE gene encoding heme o synthase, translating into MEYLCRNFLKLEVDSVSSVHTKTSIKSIVKDFKQLTKVGLSISVVFTSITGYLLGAESINYTTIILLALGGYLMVGASNAFNQVIEKDIDAVMQRTKNRPLPSGRMSATTALVIATLFTIAGIAILYAINPKCALFGAISIFLYTSAYTPLKAVTPLAVFVGAIPGAIPFMLGWVAATGKFGIEAGFLFMIQFFWQFPHFWAIGWLQFEEYKKAGLHMLPMDKKDKGAVVQIIFYTCIMILMSIAPVLKVTGDFYIYPITAAIILLLGLLMLYYGIVLYKTQKNTDARKLMLASVFYITIVPIIYVVDKFLH; encoded by the coding sequence ATGGAATATCTTTGCAGAAATTTTTTAAAATTAGAAGTGGATTCTGTTTCATCTGTACATACTAAAACTTCCATAAAATCAATAGTTAAAGACTTTAAACAGTTAACGAAAGTTGGATTGTCCATTAGTGTGGTTTTTACTTCTATCACTGGATATTTATTAGGAGCAGAATCGATTAATTATACTACAATAATTTTATTAGCCTTAGGAGGATATTTAATGGTTGGGGCATCAAATGCTTTTAATCAAGTAATAGAAAAGGATATTGACGCCGTAATGCAACGCACAAAAAATCGTCCGTTACCTTCTGGAAGAATGTCAGCAACTACAGCTTTAGTGATTGCTACATTATTTACAATTGCTGGTATTGCCATTTTATATGCTATTAATCCGAAATGTGCCCTATTTGGCGCAATTTCTATCTTTTTATATACCAGTGCTTACACACCTTTAAAAGCAGTAACGCCTTTAGCCGTTTTTGTAGGCGCTATTCCTGGCGCTATTCCTTTTATGTTAGGTTGGGTAGCAGCAACAGGAAAATTTGGTATAGAAGCAGGATTCTTATTTATGATTCAGTTTTTTTGGCAATTCCCCCATTTTTGGGCAATCGGTTGGTTACAGTTTGAAGAGTATAAAAAAGCAGGTTTACATATGCTTCCTATGGATAAAAAAGATAAAGGAGCAGTAGTGCAAATTATTTTTTATACCTGTATTATGATTTTAATGTCGATTGCGCCTGTGTTAAAGGTGACGGGAGACTTTTACATATACCCTATAACAGCAGCAATTATTTTATTATTAGGGTTGTTGATGCTTTACTATGGGATAGTTTTATACAAAACACAAAAAAATACCGATGCTCGTAAATTAATGTTAGCGAGTGTTTTTTATATCACAATTGTACCCATTATATATGTGGTAGATAAATTTTTACACTAA
- a CDS encoding cytochrome c oxidase subunit 3, with protein MSEQTLQEELKVAKRKSAKPMLWISMISMVMFFAGLTSAYVVSMNREDWVTFDLPQAFYISTVLIVLSSITLFFSQKLLKKDNIQASFILLLITLVLGLGFVWYQYVGFNELKAVGLYFTGPESTVSTSFIIGITFMHILHLLAGVIVLLVVIYNHFKKKYSSADMLGFELGAIFWHFVDVLWIYLFFFFYFIR; from the coding sequence ATGAGTGAACAAACGTTACAAGAAGAGTTAAAAGTAGCAAAACGTAAATCGGCAAAACCAATGTTATGGATTTCCATGATTAGCATGGTGATGTTTTTTGCAGGGTTAACAAGTGCTTATGTGGTTAGTATGAATCGTGAAGACTGGGTTACGTTTGATTTGCCTCAGGCATTTTATATTAGTACAGTATTAATAGTGCTGAGTAGTATTACGTTGTTCTTCTCTCAAAAACTATTAAAAAAAGATAATATACAAGCTTCGTTTATCTTATTACTAATAACTTTAGTATTAGGTTTAGGTTTTGTATGGTATCAATATGTAGGTTTTAATGAGCTAAAGGCTGTAGGACTTTATTTTACAGGCCCTGAAAGTACAGTATCTACATCGTTTATTATAGGGATAACATTTATGCATATTTTACACCTATTAGCAGGTGTAATAGTGCTTTTGGTTGTTATTTATAATCATTTTAAAAAGAAGTATTCTTCAGCCGATATGCTTGGGTTTGAACTCGGTGCAATCTTCTGGCATTTCGTTGATGTACTGTGGATTTATCTATTTTTCTTTTTCTATTTTATTAGATGA